A window of Candidatus Bathyarchaeota archaeon contains these coding sequences:
- the panB gene encoding 3-methyl-2-oxobutanoate hydroxymethyltransferase, with protein sequence MNEKKVTIQHLLEMKKNGRKIVAVSLYDYPTAVFAEKAGIDVILVGDGSVGMTALGYRNTVPVTMDEMITFCKAVVRGAEHPLIIGDMPFMSYHSSVEEALRNAGRFIKEGGVDAVKLEGGREVSEKVKAISDAGIPVSGHIGLTPQSASLAGGYRARGKTAEEAKRILEDAIILERSGAFALVIEFVTAELAGLISRKLTIPVFGWGSGPYCDGVGLNISDILGLSLGLSPKFAKSYANLHDICVKALSEYKREVQDGRFPSKEHSVTMDISEYGKLIS encoded by the coding sequence ATGAATGAAAAGAAGGTGACCATTCAACATCTGCTTGAGATGAAGAAGAATGGTAGGAAGATAGTTGCAGTTAGCCTATACGACTATCCAACAGCTGTATTCGCTGAGAAGGCTGGTATCGATGTCATACTCGTAGGCGATGGAAGTGTTGGCATGACCGCCCTTGGATACAGGAACACTGTACCTGTCACCATGGATGAGATGATTACCTTCTGTAAAGCTGTCGTTAGAGGTGCTGAGCATCCACTGATTATAGGCGATATGCCATTCATGTCTTACCATTCAAGTGTTGAGGAGGCTCTCAGAAACGCTGGAAGATTCATTAAGGAAGGCGGAGTCGACGCGGTTAAGCTTGAGGGTGGAAGGGAGGTCTCGGAAAAGGTTAAGGCGATAAGCGATGCCGGTATACCAGTATCAGGCCATATAGGACTCACTCCTCAGTCGGCATCACTCGCTGGAGGATATAGGGCTCGAGGAAAGACTGCTGAAGAGGCCAAGAGGATCCTTGAGGACGCTATCATATTGGAGCGCAGCGGCGCATTCGCATTGGTGATAGAATTTGTCACAGCTGAGCTGGCTGGCCTCATCTCTAGGAAACTCACCATTCCAGTCTTCGGCTGGGGTTCGGGGCCGTACTGCGATGGGGTGGGTCTGAACATATCAGATATCCTAGGACTGTCTTTGGGGCTTTCTCCAAAATTTGCCAAAAGCTATGCGAATCTACATGACATATGCGTAAAAGCTTTGAGTGAATACAAGAGGGAAGTCCAAGATGGGAGGTTCCCATCAAAAGAACATTCTGTAACTATGGATATATCAGAGTATGGGAAGCTGATCTCATGA
- a CDS encoding molybdopterin dinucleotide-binding protein, whose protein sequence is MSRIQVTLLTGRSLGQGRAKEQGKLSELYLESVACCEVQPEDLQNIGLEYGKNIRVTSNHGSVVVKAVMPTQPLPRGVVFMPYSIWATQVLGSDTDGTGMPTYKCVPCTIEPAIDEKIMSIEELTKKFPRKMSRS, encoded by the coding sequence GTGTCAAGGATTCAAGTTACTTTATTGACAGGAAGAAGTCTTGGACAAGGTAGGGCTAAGGAGCAGGGTAAACTTTCAGAACTATATCTTGAGAGCGTCGCCTGCTGTGAGGTCCAACCCGAAGACCTTCAAAATATCGGACTAGAATACGGTAAGAATATTCGGGTGACCTCAAATCATGGTTCAGTTGTAGTCAAGGCGGTGATGCCAACCCAACCACTGCCTCGCGGTGTAGTATTTATGCCATACAGTATATGGGCGACCCAGGTTTTGGGGTCTGACACTGATGGCACAGGCATGCCTACCTACAAGTGTGTTCCTTGTACTATTGAACCTGCGATTGACGAGAAGATTATGAGCATCGAAGAGTTGACCAAGAAATTTCCTAGAAAGATGTCTAGAAGTTGA
- a CDS encoding transketolase family protein gives MIEAHNEALVDLAEANDKIVLLYADFPKGTAGQYYRSKFPDKFYDLGIAEANMVTVAAGLAEAGKIPYTHCHSVFAVGRAYNQIRQIAFDRFNVKMILCNSGIFWSFMGGSHQSVEDVPALRAIPNLTVISPSDPVEAKKATIAAADYPGPIAIRLAEPPVPTIYSDEHPFTIGRALTLRDGDDVTLVCIGIMVHTALEAADLLSKMGVSARVIDMHTVKPLDEEAIIRSANETGAIVTVEDTNIIGGLGGAVAELTSETVHIPIRRVGVKDRFGQTGSPAELALEYGLSSTDIVEAAIEVMSRRG, from the coding sequence ATGATCGAGGCTCACAATGAAGCTTTGGTGGACCTCGCCGAGGCGAACGATAAAATAGTACTTCTCTATGCAGACTTTCCTAAGGGCACCGCGGGCCAATACTACAGAAGTAAATTTCCAGATAAATTCTATGATCTTGGAATAGCAGAGGCCAACATGGTAACTGTAGCTGCAGGTTTGGCTGAGGCTGGGAAGATCCCTTACACCCATTGCCACAGCGTATTTGCCGTTGGGAGGGCTTACAATCAAATCAGACAGATCGCATTCGACAGATTCAACGTCAAGATGATCCTCTGCAACAGCGGTATATTCTGGAGTTTCATGGGTGGGTCTCACCAGTCAGTTGAAGATGTCCCTGCACTCAGAGCCATCCCCAACCTCACAGTCATATCCCCTTCAGACCCTGTGGAGGCTAAGAAAGCCACTATTGCAGCAGCTGATTATCCTGGCCCGATCGCCATCAGGCTCGCCGAGCCTCCGGTTCCAACGATCTACAGTGACGAGCACCCCTTCACAATCGGCAGAGCTTTGACCCTGAGGGATGGTGACGATGTGACTTTAGTATGTATTGGAATCATGGTGCATACCGCTCTTGAAGCAGCTGATTTGCTTTCAAAGATGGGGGTCAGCGCAAGAGTCATCGATATGCATACGGTCAAGCCGCTAGATGAGGAGGCAATAATAAGGTCAGCCAACGAGACTGGGGCGATAGTTACAGTCGAGGATACAAACATAATAGGTGGTTTAGGCGGCGCAGTAGCAGAACTCACTTCTGAGACCGTACACATCCCAATTCGCAGGGTTGGAGTCAAGGACAGGTTTGGCCAGACTGGAAGCCCCGCCGAACTTGCCCTCGAGTATGGACTCTCCAGCACCGACATAGTCGAGGCGGCAATAGAGGTTATGAGTAGAAGGGGATAG